The Pseudanabaena sp. BC1403 genome contains a region encoding:
- a CDS encoding type II toxin-antitoxin system VapC family toxin, producing the protein MKYILDTHALIWFLEGNARLGLTAKKILSDSSSELILPAIALAESVWIVSRGKTSIPSVDALLKVVKDDKRISVYPLDSDVIEKSVKLASINEMHDRQIVSTALVIEGQGNQVALLSCDQNICAANLVAIVW; encoded by the coding sequence ATGAAGTATATTCTTGATACGCACGCTTTAATTTGGTTTTTGGAAGGTAATGCTCGTTTAGGTTTGACCGCTAAAAAAATTCTTTCGGATTCAAGTAGTGAATTGATTTTACCTGCGATCGCTTTAGCTGAGTCGGTATGGATTGTGAGTCGTGGCAAGACTTCAATTCCTTCTGTTGATGCTTTGCTAAAGGTTGTGAAAGATGACAAACGAATTTCTGTCTATCCGTTGGATTCTGATGTGATTGAAAAAAGTGTAAAGCTCGCTTCTATTAATGAGATGCACGATCGCCAGATTGTATCAACTGCTTTAGTGATAGAGGGGCAAGGCAATCAGGTAGCTCTCTTGAGTTGCGATCAGAATATTTGTGCAGCGAATTTGGTTGCGATTGTTTGGTAA
- the ruvB gene encoding Holliday junction branch migration DNA helicase RuvB produces MAIISSKPNQNPNPEGDRLNDQTAQNPIPVTEQAASKKSTSRSPKKAPKKEVASPEMQQALDLLQAEATPEEKLEDQLAKDAPAQVSVDINIRPKNLADYIGQKDLKELLNIAIAAAKSRSSALDHLLLYGPPGLGKTSLALIIAQEMGVQCKITSAPALERPRDVAGLLVSLQQGDILFIDEIHRLPSVTEEILYPAMEDYRLDITIGKGQGARIRSVQLNKFTLIGATTRIGSLSSPLRDRFGFVQHFRFYEQDELTQIVSRSAKILETPIHDDGAIAIAARSRGTPRIANRLLKRVRDYAEVKAKGEQITGAIAESALELFNVDPKGLDWIDRKLLTVLIENFNGGPAGLDTLAAATGEDAHTIEEVYEPYLLQIGYINRTPRGRVATAAAWKHLGYSVQTAIAGLL; encoded by the coding sequence ATGGCAATCATCTCCTCTAAACCAAATCAAAATCCGAATCCAGAAGGCGATCGCCTGAATGATCAAACTGCTCAAAATCCTATTCCAGTTACTGAACAAGCTGCCAGCAAAAAATCCACCTCCCGATCGCCTAAAAAAGCACCCAAAAAAGAGGTGGCATCGCCAGAAATGCAACAGGCGTTAGATTTATTGCAAGCGGAAGCCACACCAGAGGAGAAACTAGAAGATCAACTTGCCAAAGATGCTCCTGCTCAAGTTTCAGTTGATATTAATATTCGCCCCAAAAATCTCGCAGACTATATTGGACAAAAAGATTTAAAAGAACTGCTAAATATTGCGATCGCGGCGGCAAAATCGCGATCTTCAGCCCTCGATCATTTGTTGTTATATGGCCCCCCAGGGTTAGGTAAAACTTCTCTGGCTCTAATCATTGCTCAGGAAATGGGCGTGCAATGTAAAATCACTTCGGCTCCTGCCCTTGAAAGACCTCGCGATGTGGCAGGATTACTAGTTTCTCTGCAACAGGGAGATATTCTCTTTATCGATGAAATCCATCGCTTACCGAGTGTAACGGAAGAGATTCTCTATCCTGCAATGGAAGATTATCGACTTGATATCACGATTGGCAAAGGACAAGGGGCAAGGATTCGCAGCGTGCAGTTAAATAAATTTACGCTGATCGGGGCGACTACGAGAATTGGATCTTTATCTTCACCATTGCGCGATCGCTTTGGCTTTGTGCAACATTTCCGTTTCTATGAGCAGGATGAACTAACGCAAATTGTGTCCCGCAGTGCCAAGATTCTAGAGACTCCAATCCATGATGATGGTGCGATAGCGATCGCGGCAAGATCACGCGGTACGCCTCGGATTGCTAATCGTCTCTTAAAGCGAGTGCGCGACTATGCCGAAGTTAAGGCAAAGGGCGAACAGATTACAGGTGCGATCGCAGAATCAGCACTGGAATTATTTAATGTCGATCCGAAAGGTTTGGACTGGATCGATCGCAAATTATTAACGGTGTTAATTGAGAACTTTAATGGTGGCCCCGCAGGTTTGGATACCTTGGCGGCAGCAACGGGTGAGGATGCTCACACGATTGAGGAAGTCTATGAGCCATATTTATTACAGATTGGCTATATCAATCGTACACCTCGCGGTCGGGTGGCTACAGCCGCAGCATGGAAGCATTTGGGCTATTCTGTGCAAACTGCGATCGCGGGTTTGTTGTAG
- a CDS encoding creatininase family protein yields MNYFPANRSFAYLTSPAIASIPNKQNVVIIQPMGAIEQHGAHLPLIVDAAISIGVLARALEKLDPEIPAYALPPLYYGKSNEHSTFAGTITMRSQTMLAMLTDIAESVYRAGFRKLALMNSHGGQPQILEIVARDLHEKYSDFAIFPLFTWRVPNVAKELLTEKELEFGIHGGDAETSLMLALLPEQVQMDKAVTEYPYGLPENSLLSMESANPFAWVMRDLTRSGVLGDAKAATREKGEKILDSLIDGWVQLIEDIYKFEQPKAYGNHLL; encoded by the coding sequence ATGAATTACTTTCCTGCTAATCGCAGTTTTGCTTACCTTACGTCACCAGCGATCGCATCCATACCAAACAAGCAAAATGTGGTGATTATTCAGCCGATGGGGGCGATCGAGCAGCATGGCGCACATTTACCATTGATCGTTGATGCGGCGATTAGTATAGGGGTGTTAGCAAGAGCTTTAGAGAAATTAGATCCAGAGATTCCTGCTTATGCTTTGCCACCTTTGTATTATGGTAAATCCAATGAGCATAGTACTTTTGCAGGCACGATTACGATGCGATCGCAGACGATGCTAGCGATGTTGACAGACATTGCTGAGAGTGTTTATCGAGCAGGATTTCGGAAATTAGCTTTGATGAATTCCCACGGTGGACAGCCGCAAATTTTGGAAATAGTTGCTCGCGATCTCCATGAGAAATATTCTGACTTTGCCATATTCCCTCTCTTTACTTGGCGCGTTCCCAATGTTGCCAAAGAGCTTTTGACGGAAAAAGAATTAGAATTTGGAATTCATGGTGGCGATGCCGAAACTAGCCTGATGTTGGCGCTTTTGCCTGAACAGGTACAGATGGATAAGGCAGTTACCGAATATCCCTATGGCTTGCCTGAAAATAGTTTGCTCAGTATGGAATCGGCAAATCCCTTTGCATGGGTGATGCGCGATTTGACACGCAGCGGTGTGTTGGGTGATGCTAAGGCTGCAACTAGAGAAAAGGGTGAAAAGATACTTGATTCTCTAATTGATGGTTGGGTGCAATTGATCGAAGATATTTACAAATTTGAGCAACCTAAAGCATATGGCAATCATCTCCTCTAA
- a CDS encoding tetratricopeptide repeat protein, with product MLSKEPLTPSGNPEEDFLLRNAEALQKIAIFADLSEGFTVGFVEVNLERDRNFTIRALESSKKNPELQWISLHFDDPDLHYLIAAITDSLQNVELIPDRKTVLLISGLEKTIGGYGDYPPLLSNLNIARDTYGHKLPYPILFLLPSYAMTRFARFAPDFWAWKSIEVRLQSDIPTPERSVAQMSIIPNDQIIIPVSLDRFDLLHRLIEEYSQPTLTRADLLNQLGQAYESHIKYVKAEQAYQESLKLYSALNNDSQKAEILTNLAGLYDSQGRYKEAEFLFKQALSIRRELFGDHHPDVATSLNNLALIDYSQGRYEEAESLFKQSLKLRQELLGDHHPDVATSLNNLAELYRSQGKDKEAEPLLKQSLELRQELFDDHHPNIATILSNLAELYHSQGRYEESEPLSKKALALYQELLGDSHPDVATSLNNLASLYHSQGRYEEAETLYQKALTLMSELLRDEHPDVAKILNNFAALRYNQNLYDEAEALFLQALKIQEAVLSSDHPHTRTTRGNYEICLKAKKSKSRSSKNKGFGRSPTMK from the coding sequence ATGCTTTCCAAAGAGCCGTTAACGCCATCGGGCAACCCTGAAGAAGATTTTCTTCTCCGCAATGCCGAAGCTTTGCAGAAAATCGCGATTTTTGCCGATCTTTCTGAAGGCTTTACGGTGGGTTTTGTGGAAGTTAATTTAGAACGTGATCGCAATTTTACGATTCGAGCCTTAGAGTCAAGCAAGAAAAATCCCGAACTTCAATGGATTTCGCTGCATTTTGACGATCCAGATTTGCACTATTTAATCGCTGCAATTACTGATTCTTTGCAAAACGTGGAATTAATTCCAGACAGAAAAACAGTCTTATTAATCAGTGGTTTGGAAAAAACAATCGGTGGTTATGGCGACTATCCACCACTTTTGAGCAATCTCAATATTGCCCGTGATACCTATGGTCACAAGTTGCCCTATCCGATCTTATTCTTGTTACCAAGTTACGCGATGACGCGCTTTGCAAGGTTTGCTCCAGACTTTTGGGCATGGAAATCGATTGAGGTTCGCTTACAAAGTGATATTCCAACGCCTGAGCGATCGGTTGCTCAGATGTCTATCATTCCTAACGATCAAATAATAATCCCTGTTTCTCTAGATCGCTTCGATCTACTCCATCGATTGATTGAAGAATATTCACAACCAACTCTTACTCGCGCCGATCTCCTAAATCAGCTTGGACAGGCTTATGAATCTCATATCAAATATGTCAAAGCGGAGCAAGCTTATCAAGAATCTCTCAAGCTATACTCTGCTCTAAATAATGACTCTCAAAAAGCAGAAATTCTCACTAACCTCGCAGGGCTATATGATTCTCAAGGAAGATATAAAGAAGCAGAATTTCTCTTTAAGCAAGCACTTTCTATTAGGAGAGAACTATTCGGAGATCACCATCCCGATGTCGCTACTAGTCTGAATAATCTCGCATTAATAGACTATTCGCAAGGAAGATATGAAGAAGCAGAATCACTTTTTAAACAATCTCTGAAGTTGAGACAAGAACTATTAGGTGATCACCATCCCGATGTCGCTACTAGTCTGAATAACCTTGCAGAGTTGTATCGTTCACAAGGGAAAGATAAAGAGGCAGAACCTCTCTTAAAACAATCTCTGGAGTTGAGACAAGAATTATTCGATGATCATCATCCTAATATCGCAACTATTTTAAGTAACCTTGCAGAGTTGTATCATTCGCAAGGTAGGTATGAAGAATCCGAACCGCTTAGTAAAAAAGCCTTGGCACTATATCAAGAACTATTAGGTGATAGCCATCCCGATGTTGCTACTAGTCTCAACAATCTAGCTAGTCTTTACCATTCACAAGGTAGATATGAGGAAGCGGAGACTCTTTATCAAAAAGCTCTTACTTTGATGTCAGAACTATTAAGAGATGAACATCCCGATGTTGCAAAGATTCTAAACAACTTTGCGGCTTTACGTTACAACCAGAATCTTTATGATGAGGCAGAAGCGCTATTTCTGCAAGCACTAAAAATTCAGGAGGCTGTTCTCAGTAGCGATCATCCACATACTCGCACGACGCGGGGGAATTACGAAATATGCTTAAAAGCCAAGAAGAGTAAGTCAAGATCTTCAAAAAACAAAGGATTTGGGCGATCGCCTACGATGAAGTAA
- a CDS encoding P-loop NTPase fold protein, which yields MISSAITPNYAQLGEARKSEAMINISTMLDLQEEQEFSTILFTGHRGCGKSTELRLLERNWRSQYHVIYLETDEVTDINDVEYTDLYLLVAQYVEYELRKLGIQLDRGILKDFEDWFADITEETEQTVESSISLEGEVTLGGESPFPIPFLAKLLAKLTSQIKGGAKDKKVIRNILEKDFSRLKATINLLLDDATKKLKKKRPDCKGLLLIFDNLDRCPPHVANRLFFDYAAQLQELRATVVYTVPISALYSPRGIGNNFNKPSIVPMVNIYEFERDRDELALNDKGLQALVQLLQRRMQTDKIFASETVVLDVVRASGGHVRHLMQMMREACITAIGRGHKTIESDDAAYAIKQLQFSFEREIPDLHYAAIANTYRSKRAANDETGQQTLFNTSVLEYNGKQRWNYPHPTVMQIDAFQRAVNAIGQP from the coding sequence ATGATCTCGAGCGCTATTACGCCCAATTACGCCCAATTAGGTGAAGCGCGTAAAAGTGAGGCTATGATCAATATCAGCACGATGCTAGATTTGCAAGAGGAGCAGGAATTTAGCACGATTTTATTTACAGGTCATCGTGGGTGTGGCAAAAGTACCGAATTACGACTATTAGAGAGAAATTGGCGATCGCAATATCATGTTATTTATCTAGAAACCGATGAAGTGACTGATATTAACGATGTGGAATATACGGATCTGTATTTGTTGGTTGCTCAGTATGTGGAGTATGAGTTACGCAAATTAGGAATTCAACTAGATCGCGGTATTCTCAAAGATTTTGAAGACTGGTTTGCGGATATTACGGAGGAAACGGAACAGACTGTCGAAAGTTCAATTTCGTTAGAAGGAGAAGTAACATTGGGTGGCGAAAGTCCATTCCCCATTCCTTTTTTAGCAAAGCTACTTGCTAAGCTGACTTCACAGATTAAAGGTGGTGCAAAGGATAAAAAAGTTATTCGTAATATCTTAGAGAAAGATTTCTCGCGGTTGAAGGCGACAATTAATCTATTGCTAGATGATGCAACCAAAAAGCTTAAGAAAAAGCGTCCAGATTGTAAAGGACTTTTACTGATTTTTGACAATCTCGATCGCTGTCCGCCCCATGTAGCAAATCGGCTATTTTTTGACTATGCGGCTCAGTTACAAGAATTAAGAGCGACGGTTGTTTATACAGTTCCAATTTCAGCTCTATATTCGCCACGCGGGATCGGCAATAATTTTAATAAGCCGTCAATTGTGCCGATGGTGAATATTTATGAGTTTGAGCGCGATCGCGATGAATTGGCACTCAATGACAAAGGCTTACAAGCTCTGGTTCAGTTATTGCAAAGACGTATGCAGACTGACAAAATCTTTGCTTCAGAAACAGTGGTACTAGATGTAGTCCGTGCTAGTGGTGGTCATGTCAGACATTTGATGCAGATGATGCGCGAAGCTTGTATTACGGCAATCGGACGTGGACATAAAACGATTGAGTCCGATGATGCTGCCTATGCCATCAAGCAATTGCAGTTTAGTTTTGAGCGCGAAATTCCCGATCTTCACTATGCGGCGATCGCTAATACCTATCGCTCTAAGCGTGCTGCTAATGATGAGACTGGTCAACAGACTCTTTTCAATACATCGGTATTGGAATACAACGGTAAACAACGCTGGAACTATCCCCATCCTACGGTAATGCAAATAGATGCTTTCCAAAGAGCCGTTAACGCCATCGGGCAACCCTGA
- the ispG gene encoding (E)-4-hydroxy-3-methylbut-2-enyl-diphosphate synthase: MTTVSENLKIIQNGTQAAKAEPIIDGSENLGVIVRRKTRPVQVGNITIGGGAPVVVQSMINEDTLDIDGSVAGIRRLHEIGCEIMRVTVPSMAHAAALSEIRQKLKRTYMDVPLVADVHHNGMKIALEVAKHIHKVRINPGLYVFEKPKANRTEYTQSEFDEIAEKVRDTLKPLVLSLKEQGKAMRIGVNHGSLAERMLFTYGDTPQGMVESAIEFIRICEDLDFRNIVISMKASRVPVMIAAYQLMAKRMDQLGMDYPLHLGVTEAGDGEYGRIKSTAGIATLLAQGIGDTIRVSLTEAPEKEIPVCYSILQSLGLRKTMVEYVACPSCGRTLFNLEEVLHKVREATSHLVGLDIAVMGCIVNGPGEMADADYGYVGKTPGTISLYRGKEEIKRVPEAEGVEQLIALIKSDDRWVDP; this comes from the coding sequence ATGACGACTGTTTCTGAGAATCTGAAAATTATCCAAAATGGCACACAAGCCGCCAAAGCTGAACCCATTATCGATGGTAGCGAAAATCTTGGTGTAATTGTCAGACGCAAAACTCGACCTGTGCAAGTGGGCAATATCACCATCGGCGGCGGCGCACCTGTTGTGGTGCAGTCGATGATTAATGAAGACACCCTCGATATTGATGGCTCTGTAGCAGGAATTCGCCGCTTGCATGAAATTGGTTGCGAAATCATGCGCGTCACTGTGCCCAGCATGGCTCATGCCGCCGCCCTCTCGGAAATACGTCAAAAGCTCAAACGTACCTATATGGACGTGCCACTGGTTGCCGATGTCCACCACAACGGCATGAAAATTGCCCTCGAAGTCGCCAAGCATATCCACAAAGTCCGTATTAACCCAGGGCTATATGTATTCGAGAAACCCAAAGCAAATCGCACCGAATACACCCAATCAGAATTTGACGAAATCGCCGAAAAAGTCCGCGACACCCTCAAGCCCCTAGTTTTGTCTCTCAAGGAACAGGGCAAAGCCATGCGAATTGGCGTAAACCATGGCTCCCTCGCTGAGCGGATGCTGTTTACCTATGGGGACACGCCTCAGGGTATGGTCGAATCTGCGATCGAGTTCATTCGCATTTGTGAAGATCTTGACTTTAGAAATATTGTTATTTCCATGAAGGCTTCCCGTGTGCCTGTGATGATCGCCGCCTATCAACTGATGGCTAAGCGTATGGATCAACTGGGTATGGACTATCCATTGCATTTAGGTGTAACCGAGGCAGGCGACGGCGAATATGGTCGGATTAAGTCCACCGCAGGCATTGCCACATTACTCGCCCAAGGTATCGGTGACACCATCCGCGTCTCCCTCACCGAAGCTCCTGAGAAAGAAATTCCAGTTTGCTATAGCATTTTGCAGTCTCTCGGACTCCGCAAAACGATGGTGGAATATGTCGCCTGTCCATCCTGCGGTCGCACTCTATTCAACCTCGAAGAAGTCCTACATAAAGTCCGCGAAGCAACTAGCCACTTAGTTGGCTTGGACATTGCGGTTATGGGTTGCATCGTCAATGGGCCTGGGGAAATGGCAGATGCTGACTATGGCTATGTCGGCAAAACCCCTGGCACAATCTCGCTCTATCGTGGCAAGGAAGAAATCAAGCGTGTACCTGAAGCCGAGGGTGTAGAACAGTTAATTGCCCTAATCAAATCCGACGATCGCTGGGTTGATCCTTAA
- a CDS encoding Rpn family recombination-promoting nuclease/putative transposase — protein sequence MRFISPKTDFAFKKIFGSEQSHDVLISFLNAMLYDGQSRISQLEILNPYLAPRIRGVKDTYLDVKAKLDNGTSVIIEMQVLNIEGFEKRILYNAAKAYSIQLGIGQSYSQLNPVIALTITDFVMFPEINQLTSRFILKEKDFLIDYPIYDLELVFVELPKFDKALMVLETLADKWLYFLKHALDLDVVPESMNSVPEIKQAFEFARQGNLSAEELDELEHQEFFIQDQHNAIIKAERQGLNRGLEQGERNATLATATKLLDMLDDEAIARATGLSLAEIAELRNTRSQDQ from the coding sequence ATGAGATTTATTAGTCCAAAAACTGATTTTGCGTTCAAGAAAATCTTTGGCTCCGAACAAAGCCATGATGTCTTGATCAGTTTTTTGAATGCGATGCTTTACGATGGTCAGAGCAGAATCTCGCAATTAGAAATTCTCAATCCTTATTTAGCTCCACGCATCCGAGGTGTTAAGGATACTTATCTCGATGTCAAAGCCAAGCTCGATAATGGCACAAGCGTGATTATCGAGATGCAAGTATTAAATATCGAAGGATTTGAGAAGCGCATTCTCTACAATGCTGCTAAGGCTTACTCCATTCAACTCGGTATTGGGCAATCCTATTCGCAACTTAATCCTGTGATTGCGCTGACGATTACTGATTTTGTAATGTTTCCCGAAATAAATCAATTGACTTCTCGGTTTATTTTAAAAGAAAAAGATTTTTTGATTGACTATCCCATTTATGATCTGGAACTGGTATTTGTTGAGTTGCCCAAGTTTGACAAAGCACTGATGGTGCTAGAAACCCTAGCGGACAAGTGGCTATATTTTCTCAAACATGCCCTAGATTTAGATGTTGTGCCAGAGAGTATGAATTCAGTCCCAGAAATCAAGCAAGCCTTTGAATTTGCGAGACAAGGTAATCTTTCGGCTGAAGAGTTAGATGAGTTAGAGCATCAGGAGTTCTTTATTCAAGATCAACATAATGCGATCATTAAGGCGGAGCGGCAAGGCTTGAATCGAGGTTTGGAGCAGGGAGAAAGGAATGCAACGCTAGCAACGGCTACAAAATTGTTGGATATGCTGGATGATGAGGCGATCGCACGGGCAACTGGGCTTAGCTTGGCAGAAATTGCAGAATTGAGAAATACGCGATCGCAAGATCAATAA